In Corticium candelabrum chromosome 1, ooCorCand1.1, whole genome shotgun sequence, the genomic stretch ACTGCCATCTGAGTCATTCTTTAAATCCATCGTCACAACgtcaacaaaagaaacagaaaataaATGTACACCTATCTAGGTAAACATGGCATGGGCGTGCACATAGAGATGGCAAGCAAAATACACGTAATTAGAAGAAAACATCCCTACCACTGTTTCTAACGAGTACACTTACTTTACGTAATATCTGAAACTAGCAACCACCTGATTACCTACCTGCAGCAGAAAAGTATTTTGTAACTTCATCTTCGACTACCGCCTAGGTCGAGAAATATTCACTTTCCAATAGGATATGACAGCGCTCCTGCACTCACGTTTATTCCGTTTACAGCGAAATCGCACGAGTCCGTCAAGTTGAACTCTCGTTTGAACGTTCCAAACGAGCGCGTTCGAGGAATCTTCCCAAGATCCGAGCGTactccttcttcttcttcgcATTGATTACCATCGCCCGTCTGATTTACACCATCGTCGAAAGACTCGGACTCTAAACAAGTCAAAGCAAAGTATTCTAAGCTAGACAGGCACACGTTCCAGCCAACACCAAAATCCTACCAGGTAACCTCTGCCGCTTTCTGATAACACGTTCTCTCTCCTTCTCCTCTATCCGTTTGCGACCCAACTAGATATGCGCACACAAACATCTAAGCACGTCGTAACTTTCCATTCCAGAGATGACATCCGACTGTCTCCCTCTTGAGGGGCCTCTCACTAACCTCGAACAAGTAGATTAGGGTCTCTACGTAACGACGACGAATTCCAAGAGAGAGTCCTAAAGCGCCTGTAAATACAATGGCTGCTAGAGCACTGGCGTACAGGCAAACGATTAGCCAAATCCAATCCGTCATCGATACCGTCTTACGGCAGCCTCGGGGTCCCACCGCGCACCTTCAGGTGAGTCCAGTGAGTAGCCATTCTGGGCGTCTGTCGTCGACTGTACGCAAATGGAGTGCGCTGATAAAAAAGGGGGGCTTCTACCAAACAGACGAAAGTCCGGCGACGTTTTTTACCAGCACGTGTTGCAGATACCGCAGCCAGCTCTACATGCACCGGTCATCTCCACATGAACCGGTCATCTCCACAGTCATCCATGATATGCATCGCAATCTTCAGCCGTTTATGAAAGCCTAATAGCTACAATTGATTGTTTCTATAAACGCTATACGTACGGTGAAACCATCTAACAAACTGTAGGTGTTTGTGCGGGTTATGCGCTAGCTAGCTGTTACAATTGAGTGTTGCTAATGGTATACAGTTGCTAATGGTATGCAGTTACATCCAACTTGTGAATGCTATTGCAAACAgtgaatattaatgttacACTAGTAAGACGTACGCGTCGAAAAGCTAAAGTGTAACGTCTACATGTCGCTTTGAGTCTCTATATTCACAATGCACGCGCGTTTGCCTGTCTACTGGATCAGTGAGTCTACCTCCGGTATCTTTGTCTTACTTGCGGTTGGTGAACGGCACATGTACATGACAATTATGGTAAGCACCAGAGTACCAACGAATGTTCCCAGGATGCTGCCAATCATAGCAAAGATTGAGACACGATCTTTGCAAGAGTCACCCTCAGGGTTGTCCACCAGATGACTTGCTTGCCCATAAAAGCCAGGCCGGCCACTTCCAACTTTATCACCGGCCGCGACTAAAGCAGCAGCACTCTGCTTTATTAATGTAGAAGAGCAAGACGATTGAGAAGCAACAGCATTGCCGACACTTTTGTACATTGTTGTAAGTGGGACCCACAATCTGGCAACGACTATTCTCGGCTTGAGCGTGTCTATCTTGCCTTGTCCGTTGTACGTCAACGGAAAGTAGAAAAGCTCTCTATTGAGAGTCAACTGATATTTATCCTGAAGCAACTGCACGGCCTCCTTTGCCACATCCGATACCGCTGCAGTCGTGAACTGCCAGTCGTCGTTCTCGTTCGCATCGATGTATAGTCTCATCGTTTCGACATTCTTCAAGTTCGTCTCCAACAAATCGAAGAAGTCGCGTCGGTTTGGGTCGAGATCCGGCCACGAAAATCGCGACGACATACAGATGGCTGTACTAAAACGATTGCTCAGTTTGAGAGCCGCATGACAGGCCATCATGCCGGCCAACCCGTACCCCATGATTCCCAACGATTTcctatttgtgtttgtcctaTACTTAGTCGATAACTGGGGCAACACGACGTCTAGAACGCTACCGAGATAATGGTATCCTTGCCCCGGTACCGTCCATTTGCTGGCACATTTATTGATCTCGCGAAGAAATTCGAACTTATCGCACGGCTCGGTAAACTCGTCCGATAGACACTTGATACAGTAATCACATGTTCGATCGCCACGTTTCAAAGGACGGTGCTTGCATTTGAGAACGGGTGCATGAGTGGGTATAACATCACCTACGCTGTCCTTCACTTCCAGCCCAACAACTACAATTTCTTCCATCAGCCCTCGTCTGACTGTAGCGTCTGCTATGACTGTTTTCATCGACAGAACGGTGCTGTGTCCGTACGCAATCAGAGTCTTATATCTCTTAAACTTGTTTTCGTAGAAGCTAGGAGGCAGAAGTAGAGAAATCGTCCTCGCTCCGATGCCTTCCAGCTGATAGGACTTGGGCCGAATGACTGTACAGTTTCGTCCGTTAAACCAAGGATAGAAAGACACTTGTGGAATTTCGATGTCATTTTTTGGCATTAACGAACGAGACACGGGCAGATCGACACGAAAGTTTGA encodes the following:
- the LOC134182578 gene encoding uncharacterized protein LOC134182578 yields the protein MVFVRVLLVVVCIHLCLGQECGTGRREGASCGTEKWRQDSFCFHARCIHSIERPFKLKVVIVYPEDSLSTEERQQGMLVVGEGLELSWQKKKKLRKGPRNQWFLTLSYVGGGKAVLCQVPSQCETTQRHLEFRVFLGNKDMLGSNFRVDLPVSRSLMPKNDIEIPQVSFYPWFNGRNCTVIRPKSYQLEGIGARTISLLLPPSFYENKFKRYKTLIAYGHSTVLSMKTVIADATVRRGLMEEIVVVGLEVKDSVGDVIPTHAPVLKCKHRPLKRGDRTCDYCIKCLSDEFTEPCDKFEFLREINKCASKWTVPGQGYHYLGSVLDVVLPQLSTKYRTNTNRKSLGIMGYGLAGMMACHAALKLSNRFSTAICMSSRFSWPDLDPNRRDFFDLLETNLKNVETMRLYIDANENDDWQFTTAAVSDVAKEAVQLLQDKYQLTLNRELFYFPLTYNGQGKIDTLKPRIVVARLWVPLTTMYKSVGNAVASQSSCSSTLIKQSAAALVAAGDKVGSGRPGFYGQASHLVDNPEGDSCKDRVSIFAMIGSILGTFVGTLVLTIIVMYMCRSPTASKTKIPEVDSLIQ